From Acetonema longum DSM 6540, the proteins below share one genomic window:
- a CDS encoding peptidoglycan D,D-transpeptidase FtsI family protein, with the protein MHHISKNTKKVAYFILTAMVILLAYVVYLQAVRGYELSTHALNKRSTQLSQRVARGNIQDKNGAVLASSERTSDHTYVRHYPYGPIAAFITGYYSAKLGKTAIESRYDGYLSGMVSPERHWGALSNLLAGSEGNTVWTTIDAGLQNEAYRALGSHRGAVIVLDPRSGAILAMVSKPGFDPNGIEKQWDTISKAENGMLLNRVVQGLYPPGSIMKIVVAEAALSNKVADLKTDFVCEGSLSIPPDYVLYESNHQVHGKLHLQEALAYSCNVTFGSLALKLGRTRMAKTFERYGFHRNLTELDQGKSHLPEFQQLGDGDLAQTGIGQGPLLVTPLHMVMATAAIANHGVTMKPYLVSKVTSPQQEIRFEHKNEVWAKVTTKDIAMQVNGMMVAAVEKGTASRARISSVKVAGKTGTAENPHGASHAWFVGFAPADDPRIAIAVIAENAGAGGTVATPIARQVILQALK; encoded by the coding sequence ATGCATCATATCAGCAAAAATACCAAAAAAGTCGCTTATTTTATCCTGACAGCCATGGTGATTCTCTTAGCATATGTTGTATATCTGCAGGCAGTGAGAGGGTATGAACTGAGTACTCATGCCTTAAATAAAAGATCAACACAGCTTAGTCAGCGTGTCGCCAGGGGCAATATTCAGGATAAAAACGGAGCGGTTTTGGCCTCCAGTGAACGAACGTCAGATCATACGTATGTCCGGCATTATCCGTACGGGCCGATTGCCGCATTCATAACCGGTTATTACAGCGCAAAACTGGGTAAGACGGCCATTGAGAGCCGTTATGACGGCTATTTATCAGGCATGGTCAGCCCAGAACGCCATTGGGGCGCGCTTTCCAATCTTTTGGCAGGCAGTGAGGGCAATACCGTCTGGACTACAATTGATGCCGGGCTGCAGAATGAGGCGTATCGGGCGCTGGGCAGTCATCGCGGCGCAGTTATTGTCCTTGATCCGCGCAGCGGTGCTATTTTAGCGATGGTCAGCAAGCCGGGATTTGATCCTAATGGGATTGAAAAACAGTGGGATACTATTTCTAAGGCGGAAAACGGGATGCTGTTGAACCGGGTTGTACAAGGACTGTATCCCCCCGGATCAATCATGAAAATAGTTGTAGCCGAAGCGGCTTTATCCAATAAAGTTGCTGACTTGAAAACTGATTTTGTCTGTGAAGGATCCCTGAGCATTCCTCCGGACTATGTCTTATACGAATCAAACCATCAGGTCCACGGAAAATTGCACCTGCAGGAAGCATTAGCCTACTCCTGCAATGTTACCTTTGGCAGTTTGGCTCTTAAACTGGGGCGGACGCGTATGGCCAAAACTTTTGAACGATACGGTTTTCACCGGAATTTGACCGAACTGGATCAGGGTAAGAGTCATCTGCCCGAGTTTCAGCAACTGGGGGATGGAGACCTGGCCCAAACAGGAATCGGACAAGGACCGCTTTTGGTCACGCCGTTGCATATGGTTATGGCAACGGCCGCTATTGCCAATCATGGGGTGACTATGAAACCTTATCTGGTGTCAAAGGTAACATCACCGCAGCAGGAAATCAGATTTGAACATAAAAATGAAGTCTGGGCCAAGGTAACCACAAAAGATATCGCCATGCAAGTGAATGGCATGATGGTTGCCGCAGTTGAGAAGGGAACAGCTAGTCGAGCGCGAATTTCTTCAGTTAAGGTTGCAGGTAAAACCGGTACGGCTGAAAATCCCCATGGTGCGTCCCATGCATGGTTTGTGGGTTTCGCACCGGCTGATGATCCCCGGATAGCTATTGCTGTTATTGCTGAAAACGCCGGTGCAGGGGGGACGGTGGCAACGCCAATTGCGCGTCAAGTTATACTGCAAGCTTTAAAATAA